A window of the Nitrosopumilus ureiphilus genome harbors these coding sequences:
- a CDS encoding cupredoxin domain-containing protein, giving the protein MKFLIFSAILAILASASIAYADEYIIDIPLGAYNPELNTPAEVWYDPPQLYATVGDTITWYNDDKEGHTVTSGEGSGRFGWMSDNFGTPNGIFDSGRFMPGESWSYKFEESGTFSYYCTIHPWMEGVLIIEKAIPDYPHDATGAKIEFPLLQYTPDLALEVNLSWDPPVIKTHEKIQFVYQFYDPQTNSNLAEMKYNFVIFQNGKEIFRDEGLSQIGGDYRNFVFSDSGSIIIRIEGIHTPSIFAEESVTVFGNIESKEQRSVDFTTAVYDNPERTSHETYHIKPAQRLTTYYELMLFIILVPGVLFIGAMIWLKKKPNISHEKPGAVKI; this is encoded by the coding sequence GTGAAATTTTTAATTTTCTCAGCAATTTTAGCAATTTTAGCCTCAGCCTCTATTGCATATGCAGATGAATACATAATTGATATTCCACTGGGAGCGTATAATCCTGAATTAAATACTCCTGCTGAAGTATGGTATGATCCACCACAACTATACGCTACAGTTGGTGATACAATTACCTGGTATAATGATGACAAAGAAGGTCATACAGTTACCAGTGGAGAGGGTTCAGGAAGATTTGGATGGATGAGTGATAATTTTGGAACTCCTAACGGAATTTTTGATAGTGGCAGATTCATGCCAGGAGAATCATGGTCTTACAAATTTGAAGAATCTGGCACTTTTTCATATTATTGTACCATTCACCCTTGGATGGAAGGCGTTCTAATTATTGAAAAAGCAATTCCAGACTATCCTCATGATGCAACTGGTGCAAAAATAGAATTTCCACTATTACAATACACTCCAGATTTAGCCTTAGAAGTTAACCTATCATGGGATCCACCTGTGATTAAAACTCATGAAAAAATACAATTTGTATATCAATTCTATGATCCTCAAACAAATTCTAATCTTGCAGAAATGAAATACAATTTTGTTATATTTCAAAATGGAAAAGAGATTTTCCGAGATGAAGGACTAAGTCAAATTGGTGGTGATTATAGAAATTTTGTCTTTAGCGATTCAGGTTCAATCATAATAAGGATAGAAGGAATTCACACACCTTCTATCTTCGCTGAAGAAAGTGTCACTGTATTTGGAAATATAGAAAGTAAAGAACAAAGATCAGTTGATTTTACTACTGCAGTTTATGACAATCCAGAAAGAACATCTCATGAAACCTATCACATAAAACCTGCTCAAAGACTTACAACTTATTACGAATTAATGCTGTTCATTATTCTTGTTCCTGGTGTTTTGTTTATTGGAGCAATGATTTGGTTAAAGAAAAAACCAAATATTTCACACGAAAAGCCTGGTGCTGTTAAAATCTAA
- a CDS encoding ATP-binding protein: MPVGIIPDISEQMCIGCALCVEICTTLGPDVLRVKPVEGWKRGKAFVFYPERCISDGACIGVCPTKAIFWMRPMDFTVGQPVPLYKNSVFVKGWTELID; this comes from the coding sequence ATGCCAGTAGGAATTATTCCAGACATCAGCGAACAAATGTGTATCGGATGTGCACTATGTGTAGAAATCTGTACAACATTAGGTCCAGATGTCCTTAGAGTAAAACCAGTTGAAGGCTGGAAGAGAGGTAAAGCATTTGTTTTCTACCCAGAAAGATGTATTTCTGATGGTGCATGCATAGGTGTATGCCCAACAAAAGCAATCTTTTGGATGAGACCAATGGACTTTACTGTTGGACAACCAGTTCCACTCTACAAGAACTCAGTCTTCGTCAAAGGTTGGACTGAATTAATCGATTAG
- a CDS encoding aminotransferase class V-fold PLP-dependent enzyme, with product MNLTSKDISDDFPDSNKIYLNNASVSLMPTQSIDAMKEFLISYNSIGPDSKNSEPFVTEKLQNVRKIIAKIISCQPDEVVLTQSTTDGINFVANGLSFDDKSNIIIRGMGHEHHANYYPWIQLKEKTSIKNLPIDKNGFFKLDDLESFIDNNTKLVALSHALYNTGSILPVDEIGKILNNKIPFFIDSAQTVGCIGEMDVSKIKCNFMSFNGSKWLCGPMGTGLFYCDRKSSELLKPMTIGGESAIIYDETNLAFKELPDKFQTGFRNYVGIVGLESSIKYLMNFGMKNIREKNLYLSNLLREELSKIPSIILYGPDDPNQRTSIVSFNLKGHDPQEIVDKLEKQNIVLAVREIMEQKIIRASPHFFNTESEMLQVIDKIKKL from the coding sequence ATGAATTTAACATCAAAAGATATTTCTGATGATTTTCCAGATTCAAACAAAATCTATCTAAACAATGCATCAGTATCTTTGATGCCTACTCAAAGTATAGACGCCATGAAAGAATTTTTAATCTCATACAATTCAATTGGTCCTGATTCAAAGAATTCAGAACCATTTGTAACTGAAAAACTACAAAATGTAAGAAAAATAATTGCAAAAATCATATCATGCCAGCCTGACGAAGTGGTTCTTACTCAAAGTACAACTGATGGAATAAATTTCGTCGCAAATGGTCTTTCTTTTGATGATAAATCTAACATTATCATTCGTGGAATGGGACATGAACACCATGCAAACTATTACCCTTGGATTCAACTCAAAGAAAAGACCTCGATAAAAAATCTCCCTATAGATAAAAATGGTTTTTTCAAATTAGATGATTTAGAATCTTTCATTGATAATAACACAAAACTAGTTGCATTGAGTCATGCATTATACAATACCGGCTCAATATTGCCTGTAGACGAGATTGGGAAAATTCTTAATAATAAAATTCCATTTTTTATTGATAGTGCACAAACAGTAGGGTGTATTGGGGAAATGGATGTATCTAAGATTAAATGTAATTTTATGTCTTTTAATGGTTCAAAATGGCTTTGTGGTCCTATGGGTACTGGATTGTTTTATTGTGATAGAAAATCAAGTGAGTTACTAAAACCTATGACAATTGGTGGTGAATCTGCAATAATTTATGATGAAACTAATCTTGCTTTCAAAGAACTACCAGACAAATTTCAAACTGGGTTTAGAAATTATGTTGGAATAGTTGGTTTGGAATCATCTATAAAATATTTGATGAATTTTGGTATGAAAAATATTCGTGAAAAAAATCTATACTTGTCAAATCTTCTCAGAGAAGAATTATCAAAAATTCCAAGTATTATTTTATATGGGCCTGATGATCCAAATCAAAGAACCAGCATTGTATCTTTTAATCTTAAAGGACATGACCCCCAAGAAATAGTAGATAAACTTGAAAAACAAAATATCGTTTTAGCAGTGAGGGAAATTATGGAGCAAAAAATTATTCGAGCATCTCCTCACTTTTTTAACACTGAATCTGAAATGCTTCAGGTAATTGATAAAATAAAGAAACTATAG
- a CDS encoding cyclase family protein, with amino-acid sequence MKPIDLTLTISKSIPSFPGSPKPQFILWSDIKDDGYNLELLFLSSHTGTHLDAPYHFVKNGIKIHQIPLDRLIGRAILIKLKKTKNSPITKGDIILFEKKNGIIPNHSSVFLFTEWQKNLKKDNYFTQNPGLDKSAANYLVSKKINLVGIDSPSIDLGKDESFTAHHLFSKNNILIVENLINFNKISSKEFNFTILPLKLKDATGSPVRAIAS; translated from the coding sequence ATGAAACCAATAGATCTTACACTTACAATATCAAAATCTATTCCAAGTTTTCCAGGATCCCCAAAACCTCAATTCATTTTATGGTCTGATATCAAAGATGATGGATATAATCTTGAATTATTATTCCTAAGTTCTCATACTGGAACCCATCTTGATGCGCCATATCATTTTGTTAAAAACGGCATCAAAATTCATCAAATTCCACTTGATAGACTAATTGGAAGAGCTATTCTAATTAAACTCAAAAAAACTAAAAACTCTCCAATAACAAAGGGAGATATTATTTTATTTGAAAAAAAGAATGGAATTATTCCAAATCATTCATCAGTCTTCCTTTTTACTGAATGGCAAAAAAATCTAAAAAAAGACAATTATTTTACTCAAAATCCTGGATTAGACAAATCAGCTGCAAACTATCTTGTATCAAAAAAGATCAATCTAGTTGGAATAGATTCTCCAAGCATAGATCTCGGAAAAGATGAATCATTCACTGCTCACCATCTTTTCTCAAAAAACAATATTTTGATTGTAGAAAATTTAATAAATTTCAATAAAATTTCTTCTAAGGAATTTAATTTTACAATTCTACCATTAAAACTCAAAGATGCAACAGGCTCACCTGTAAGAGCAATAGCTTCATAA
- a CDS encoding Lrp/AsnC ligand binding domain-containing protein yields the protein MPTAYVLLNSDLGSDESIIAEVKQILSDEDIKYEVQGVYGVYDIVLKLSSDDAEKLRAIITNKVRKISKVQSTLTMMVIEEQENL from the coding sequence GTGCCTACTGCATATGTTCTATTAAATTCTGATTTAGGATCAGACGAGTCAATTATCGCCGAAGTAAAACAGATTCTTTCTGATGAGGATATCAAATATGAGGTTCAGGGAGTCTATGGAGTATATGATATTGTCTTAAAATTGTCATCTGATGATGCAGAGAAACTACGCGCAATTATCACCAACAAAGTCAGAAAAATCAGTAAAGTTCAATCAACATTGACTATGATGGTCATAGAAGAACAAGAAAACCTATAG